In one Silene latifolia isolate original U9 population chromosome 10, ASM4854445v1, whole genome shotgun sequence genomic region, the following are encoded:
- the LOC141607233 gene encoding secreted RxLR effector protein 161-like has product MKNVPYASAVGSIMYAQVCTRPDIAYAVGVLGRYQSNPGSDHWKAAKKVLRYLQGYVFMLADGAVSWRSTKQTLTATSTMEAESVSCFEATSHGVWLKGFISGLRVVDSITRPIRMYCDNSAAVFMAKNNRSGSRSKHIDIKYLAIKERVQEKKVIIEHISTELMIADPLTKGMPPKGFKGHVVNMGLGSIM; this is encoded by the exons ATGAAAAATGTTCCATATGCTTCAGCTGTTGGTAGCATTATGTATGCTCAAGTCTGTACCAGACCTGACATTGCATATGCTGTTGGAGTATTAGGCAGATATCAGAGTAACCCAGGTTCTGATCACTGGAAGGCTGCAAAGAAAGTGTTGAGGTACCTTCAGG gatatgtgtttatgctagcTGACGGAGCTGTCTCCTGGAGGAGTACTAAGCAGACATTGACAGCCACTTCTACTATGGAGGCCGAGTCCGTTTCTTGTTTCGAGGCTACCTCACATGGTGTATGGCTAAAAGGTTTCATATCTGGGCTAAGAGTCGTTGACTCTATTACTCGGCCAATTCGAATGTATTGTGATAATTCAGCTGCGGTATTTATGGCTAAGAATAACAGAAGTGGAAGTCgaagtaaacacatcgacatTAAATATCTGGCCATAAAAGAGCgtgttcaggaaaagaaagtgatcATAGAACACATTAGCACTGAATTAATGATTGCTGATCCCTTGACTAAAGGCATGCCACCTAAAGGTTTCAAGGGTCATGTAGTGAATATGGGACTTGGTTCCATAATGTGa